The following are from one region of the Thermodesulfobacteriota bacterium genome:
- the purF gene encoding amidophosphoribosyltransferase codes for MSRHTNGRPREECGVFGVFGHPEAAKLTYFGLYSLQHRGQESAGMVTSDGTQIRQHRAMGLVSKVFSEKILEDLAGNLAMGHVRYSTTGASTSANVQPLCVTHSGNTFAVAHNGNLVNARVLREELERGGSIFQTTTDSEVVVHLLARAAQEGLDQAIASTFRRLEGAYSILIMTRDRLVAIRDPQGFRPLCLGLINGGGYVVASETCALDLTEAQYLRDVEPGEVLVIDQHGLHSSFPMGRRRQTFCIFELVYFSRPDSQIFGVDVYQARKRMGAILAREAPVAGDFVMPFPDSGIYAAIGFSQASGMPFELAMIRNHYVGRTFIQPSQSMRDFGVRVKLNPVRPMLQGKKVVIVDDSIIRGTTSRSRVRSLRAGGVAEVHMLISCPPTKYPCYYGIDFASRGELVASAKTVPQIRDFLGLDSLHYLSLDGLVEATGLPRDRFCLACYTGDYPVSPDLAFHKLILDPEAGR; via the coding sequence ATGTCTCGCCATACGAACGGCCGGCCGCGGGAGGAATGCGGCGTCTTCGGGGTCTTCGGCCATCCGGAAGCGGCCAAGCTCACCTACTTCGGCCTGTACTCCCTGCAGCATCGTGGCCAGGAGAGTGCGGGCATGGTCACCAGCGACGGCACCCAGATCCGCCAGCACCGGGCCATGGGGCTGGTCTCCAAGGTCTTCAGCGAGAAGATCCTGGAGGATCTGGCCGGCAATCTGGCCATGGGCCATGTCCGGTATTCCACCACCGGCGCCTCCACCAGCGCCAACGTCCAGCCTCTCTGCGTCACCCACAGCGGCAACACCTTCGCCGTCGCCCACAACGGCAACCTGGTCAATGCCCGGGTGCTCCGGGAGGAGCTGGAGCGGGGGGGCTCCATCTTCCAGACCACCACGGACAGCGAGGTGGTGGTGCATCTCCTTGCCCGGGCCGCGCAGGAGGGCCTGGACCAGGCGATTGCCTCCACCTTCCGGCGGCTGGAAGGGGCCTATTCCATCCTGATCATGACCCGGGACCGGCTGGTGGCGATCCGGGATCCCCAGGGCTTTCGCCCGTTGTGCCTGGGCCTCATCAACGGCGGCGGCTATGTGGTGGCCTCCGAGACCTGCGCCCTGGACCTTACCGAGGCTCAGTACCTGCGGGACGTCGAGCCCGGCGAGGTCCTGGTCATCGACCAGCACGGCCTGCACTCGTCCTTCCCCATGGGTCGCCGCCGGCAGACCTTTTGCATCTTCGAGCTGGTCTATTTTTCGCGGCCGGACAGCCAGATCTTCGGGGTGGATGTCTACCAGGCCCGCAAGCGCATGGGCGCGATCCTGGCCCGGGAGGCGCCGGTGGCCGGCGATTTCGTCATGCCTTTCCCGGACTCCGGGATCTACGCCGCCATCGGCTTCTCCCAGGCCTCCGGCATGCCCTTCGAGCTGGCCATGATCCGCAACCACTACGTGGGGCGGACCTTCATCCAGCCGTCCCAGTCCATGCGGGATTTCGGGGTCCGGGTGAAGCTCAATCCGGTGCGGCCCATGCTCCAGGGCAAGAAGGTGGTGATCGTGGACGACTCCATCATCCGCGGCACCACCAGCCGCAGCCGGGTCCGCTCCTTGCGGGCCGGCGGCGTCGCCGAGGTGCACATGCTCATCAGCTGCCCGCCCACCAAGTATCCGTGCTACTACGGCATCGACTTCGCCAGCCGCGGCGAGCTGGTGGCCTCGGCCAAGACCGTGCCTCAGATCCGTGATTTCCTGGGCCTCGACAGCCTGCACTACCTGAGCCTCGACGGCCTGGTGGAGGCCACCGGCTTGCCCCGGGACCGCTTCTGTCTGGCCTGCTATACCGGCGACTACCCGGTCTCCCCGGACCTGGCCTTCCACAAGCTGATCCTGGACCCCGAGGCCGGCCGCTGA
- a CDS encoding ABC transporter ATP-binding protein — MRDELRLLLPSFRAGAPMIAAGLAALVLVDGLQLVVPWVMKRAVDELAAGQATGQRLAFHGLAVMALATGIGLLRYVWRVCLLGHARRVEQTLRDQLFAHFLTLSPAFYDRTSAGDLMAHTTNDLESVRMAVGMGMVALVDALLMGTAATAMMIAISPTLAAIAVLPMPALVILAKSLTRQLHRSYRLVQEAFSLITERVRESLAGIRMVRAYGLEGAEVERLAAVSLSSVAANLRRARLSSFFMPLASFFSQLSTALVLLLGGRLVLAGGISLGDFVAFTGYLALLTWPMMAAGWLMSLLQRGSASLGRLQVLLSTRPTLADRPAAARALPAAGPGAITLEHVSFAYAGREALALNDLSITVPAGRITALVGRTGAGKSTVCHLLARFYDPTAGAVFLDGQDLRDLPLAALRSRIGYVPQDTVLFSGTVRENLAFGDPVADDDGLWAVLEEAGILEEVRRLPAGLDTRIGERGITLSGGQKQRLAIARALLTKAPVLVLDDALSAVDAETEQHITRRILAQARGRTFVIVTHRPAAIEQADQIVVLDAGRKVASGSHAELAASCPLYRQIYQGGPRHVQP; from the coding sequence ATGCGCGACGAGCTTCGCCTCCTTCTGCCCTCCTTCCGGGCCGGGGCGCCCATGATCGCCGCCGGCCTTGCGGCCCTGGTGCTGGTGGACGGCCTGCAGCTGGTGGTGCCCTGGGTGATGAAGCGGGCGGTGGACGAGCTGGCGGCAGGTCAAGCCACCGGGCAGCGGCTGGCCTTCCACGGCCTGGCGGTCATGGCGCTGGCCACCGGCATCGGCCTTTTGCGCTATGTCTGGCGGGTCTGCCTCCTGGGCCACGCCCGCCGGGTGGAGCAGACCCTCCGCGATCAGCTCTTCGCCCATTTCCTGACCCTCTCCCCTGCCTTCTACGACCGGACCTCGGCCGGCGACCTCATGGCCCACACCACGAACGACCTGGAGTCGGTGCGGATGGCGGTGGGCATGGGCATGGTCGCCCTGGTGGATGCCCTCCTGATGGGCACCGCCGCCACGGCCATGATGATCGCCATCAGCCCCACCCTGGCCGCCATCGCCGTCCTGCCCATGCCGGCACTGGTCATCCTGGCCAAGAGCCTGACCCGGCAGCTGCACCGCAGCTATCGCCTGGTCCAGGAGGCCTTTTCCCTCATCACCGAGCGGGTGCGGGAGAGTCTGGCCGGGATCCGGATGGTGCGGGCCTACGGCCTGGAAGGGGCCGAGGTGGAGCGGCTGGCCGCGGTGAGTCTCAGCTCGGTGGCGGCCAACCTGCGCCGGGCCCGGCTCAGCTCCTTCTTCATGCCCCTGGCGAGCTTCTTCAGCCAGCTGTCCACCGCCCTGGTCCTCCTCCTGGGGGGCCGTCTGGTGCTGGCCGGCGGCATCTCCCTGGGGGACTTCGTCGCCTTCACCGGCTATCTCGCCCTCTTGACCTGGCCGATGATGGCGGCCGGCTGGCTCATGAGCCTGTTGCAGCGGGGCTCGGCCTCCCTGGGCCGGCTGCAGGTGCTCCTTTCGACCCGGCCGACCCTGGCCGACCGGCCGGCGGCCGCGCGGGCGTTGCCGGCTGCCGGCCCCGGGGCGATCACCCTGGAGCACGTCAGCTTCGCCTATGCCGGCCGGGAGGCCCTGGCCCTGAACGACCTGTCCATCACCGTGCCGGCGGGTCGAATCACCGCCCTGGTCGGCCGCACCGGCGCCGGCAAGAGCACGGTCTGCCATCTTCTGGCCCGCTTCTACGACCCCACCGCGGGCGCGGTCTTCCTGGATGGCCAGGATCTGCGGGACCTGCCCCTGGCGGCCTTGCGCTCCCGGATCGGCTATGTGCCTCAGGATACGGTGCTGTTCTCCGGTACTGTGCGGGAGAATCTGGCCTTCGGCGATCCGGTGGCGGACGACGATGGCCTCTGGGCGGTCCTGGAGGAGGCCGGGATCCTGGAGGAGGTCCGGCGGCTGCCGGCCGGGCTCGACACCCGGATCGGCGAGCGGGGCATCACCTTGTCCGGCGGCCAGAAGCAGCGGCTGGCCATTGCCCGCGCCCTGCTGACCAAAGCGCCGGTGCTGGTTCTGGACGATGCCCTGTCGGCGGTGGATGCCGAGACCGAGCAGCACATCACCCGCCGGATCCTGGCCCAGGCCCGGGGCCGGACCTTTGTCATCGTCACCCACCGGCCGGCGGCCATCGAGCAGGCGGACCAGATCGTGGTCCTGGACGCTGGCCGCAAGGTCGCCTCCGGCAGCCACGCCGAGCTGGCCGCCTCCTGCCCGCTCTACCGGCAGATCTACCAGGGGGGGCCGCGGCATGTACAGCCCTGA
- a CDS encoding KpsF/GutQ family sugar-phosphate isomerase: MASPRCQQAVEVLKTEAEGILALVEQVGPAFDRAVEAMLATSGRVVITGIGKSGIIGQKIAATLNSTGTPSFFLHPVEAMHGDLGMVGATDVVLAISYSGETAELTRLLDPLKRRGTTIIALTGRVDSTLGRQADIVLSAAVPREACPLGLAPTASTTAALALGDALAVVLINEKRFEARDFRRNHPGGSLGERLKVGVAEVMLTGPAIPRVGPEVSLGEAAAELNRKNLGAVLVTGQRDSVLGILTDGDLRRLLLGQPAGGLDLGQTRVAEVMTRSPKTIQQDLLAADAVSLMQRHEITILAVVDGLDRLAGILHLQDLLGKGEFRFLV; the protein is encoded by the coding sequence ATGGCGAGCCCCCGCTGCCAGCAGGCCGTGGAGGTCCTGAAGACCGAGGCCGAGGGCATTCTGGCCCTGGTGGAGCAGGTGGGGCCGGCCTTTGACCGGGCGGTGGAGGCCATGCTCGCCACCAGCGGCCGGGTGGTCATCACCGGCATCGGCAAGTCCGGCATCATCGGCCAGAAGATCGCCGCCACCCTCAACAGCACCGGCACCCCCTCCTTCTTCCTGCACCCGGTGGAGGCCATGCACGGGGATCTGGGCATGGTAGGGGCCACGGATGTCGTTCTCGCCATCTCGTACAGCGGCGAGACCGCCGAGCTCACCCGGCTCCTCGACCCCCTCAAGCGGCGGGGTACCACCATCATCGCCCTCACCGGTCGTGTCGACTCCACCCTGGGCCGCCAGGCCGACATCGTTCTCAGCGCGGCCGTGCCCCGGGAGGCCTGCCCCCTGGGCCTGGCCCCCACGGCCAGCACCACAGCGGCCCTGGCCCTGGGGGATGCCCTGGCCGTGGTGCTCATCAACGAGAAGCGCTTCGAGGCCCGGGACTTCCGCCGTAACCATCCCGGCGGCAGCCTGGGCGAACGGCTCAAGGTCGGGGTGGCCGAGGTGATGCTCACCGGGCCCGCCATCCCCCGGGTGGGTCCCGAGGTGTCTTTGGGGGAGGCCGCCGCCGAGCTCAACCGCAAGAACCTGGGCGCTGTGCTGGTCACCGGCCAGCGGGACAGCGTCCTGGGCATCCTCACCGACGGCGATCTGAGGCGCCTGCTCCTGGGGCAGCCGGCAGGCGGCCTCGACCTTGGCCAGACCCGGGTGGCCGAGGTCATGACCCGCTCCCCCAAGACCATCCAGCAGGATCTCCTGGCCGCCGACGCCGTCAGCCTCATGCAGCGCCACGAGATCACCATCCTGGCGGTCGTGGATGGCCTGGACCGCCTGGCGGGCATCCTCCACCTCCAGGATCTCCTGGGCAAGGGCGAATTCCGCTTCCTGGTCTGA